In Candidatus Vicinibacter proximus, the genomic stretch TTTGGGCATTACCGACAAGTCAGCACAACGCTACATCAAGGAGTTTAAAGATGCTGATATTATCCAGTACGATGGTCACGACCAGTACACCAACCCCAACGCCAAAAATCCTCAATAGTTCCTATTTGAGGATTTAAGGATATGAGGAAGCGGTAATCTGCCTTTCCTCAAATCCTCATTTCCCCACTTTCTCAAACCTTTTTGAAGTACTACTTTTTTTAGTAACTCTTTGCTTTTGTTTTCTTATATTTGCCAATATTTGTCAAGACAATATTATTATAATGGCAACACAGTTTGGTGAACGAATAAGAGAACTAAGAACGAAGCAAAATATGTTGCTGCGGCAACTTGCTTCTCTGTTAGATGTGGACACTTCTATTATTAGCAAAGTAGAACGTGGCGATAGGCAATTAAAGAAAGAGCAAATCCCATTATTAGCCCAAATACTCAAAGCTGATGTAGAAGAACTGCAAACCCTTTGGCTTGCCGACCAAATTTATGCTGTGGTAAAAGATGAGAAATTTGCCAATGAAGCTATGCAAGTTGCAGACAAAAAAATAAACTTAAAGAAGAAGAAAAAATAGTGAAGAAAATAAAACCTATAACAGTCCACACAGCAAGAACTATTATGTTCATGGAATTAGAGAAAGTTATGAATTTCTCAATTCAGAATGATAATTATATTGAATCCATGAATAACAATGTTTTTGGCAAAAAATCGCAAGACGGAATAAAGAAGACTAGCGGCTTTTTGTTGCAACTTTATAAATTCGATTTGTCTTCAAATAAATTTAAAGCGTTTAAATATTTTTGGTCAAATGCTGATGAAAGCGAAAAAGCTGTACTTGCAATTGTATTTGCAAGTACAAATGACTACTTGTTAAAAGAAAGTATTTCTGCAATCTCACAAAAAAAAATAGGTGAAAAAGTTGATATAGAAAGTATAGAAGAGAACATTGAAAAATATCATCCTAATCGTTTTACTAAAAACACACTTCGTTCCGTTGCACAAAATATTGCAAGCTCTTGGAAACAGGCAGGTTTCATAACAGGTAAAATTAAAAATATCAGAAGCGAGCCTTTAATTACATACAGAATTGTATCTTTTGCTATGCTGTTGGCTTATTTGGATGGTCTAAGAGGTGACTTTATTTTAAACGCTAATACATTACTTGCTTTATGTTCAAACGAAAGCAAAATAAGAGAGCTATCAATTGAAGCCTCAAAAAGAGATTTAATGCAATACCAATATGCTGGAAACATTACTTCTATTTCTTTCGATTACTTACTAACTAAAATTGAAATTGATGCAATCTAAAATAGACCAATTAATAAGTGCTTATGAATCTGTGGTTAATGAACCATGGGCATCATCACTATCTGGCCAAGAACGAATTTGGTTCTTGGTTTATGACCCATTAGAACAGCGTAAAGTTGACCTTAGAATTGGTGACTTTGAAACAACTACTATCAAAGCACAAAAAAGATGGATTAGTATTTCCCTAAAAAGCTGTTTTCCGCTTTGGATGTCAAAGCATGATTACAAGGAAGAATATTTCAATGATCCTGATAGTTTGGTAGACCAGCTTGAAGCAGAATTTAAGCAGTTTGCTATTGATTTTTTAATTGCCGAGTTTGAAAAGCATGGTACGGACGATAATACATTAATTGCCGTTAGGGATATTTCATCTTTGTTTGGATTCAATCGTATGTCTGATGTCCTTTCCGGTTGTTCAAATTCTTTCAAGGGTAGAATGCTTCTGTTCTTTCCTGGTGAATACGATAAAAATCAATACAGGCTTTTAGATGCAAGAGACGGATGGAATTATTTAGCAAGACCAATTACAGCATAATAAATTAATATGAAAAATAAAGAACTTTTTACCCTAAATCCAGACGAGAATAACCTCGTAAATGATGGTGTTGTAGAAATCAATACAGCAAAAGACGATAAAGGTCTTACTATTATTAGGCACGAGCTTAAAACATTTGTATGCGAGGGTGAATATCAAAAAGGTATTTATCGCATTTTTAGATACATTCTAAAACATATTGATGAACCAAGGCAGCCAGCAGTTTGGGTTAGTGGTTTTTTTGGTAGTGGTAAATCCCATTTGGTAAAAATGTTGGGCTATCTATGGGAAGATTTTAAGTTTCCTAATGGAGACTCTGCAAAAAAAATAAAAGCATTACCGCAGGATGTAAACGATTTATTTATTGAATTAGAACGTAAGCAAAACATTTATGGCAAACTTTCTATTTCTGGTACTTTAAAAGATTTTCCATCTGCCGATATTCGTTACTCTTTCCTTCAGTTATTTTTAAATGAATTAGGATTGCCTCAGCAATACCACCATTTCAAATTTATCTATTGGACCAAGCAAGAGGGTATTTATGACCAGTTAAAAACAATTGTTGAGGCTCAAGGAAAAGACTTCAAAAAAGAATACGAAAATCTATTTGTTTCTTCAACTATTGCAAAAGCTATTTTGGATTTAAAACCAGGCTTTGCAGAAAATGAAGCAAAGGTCAAAGAGAATTTTAAAGCCAACTTCAAACGTATTGAGAGCATTAACAGGGAACAATTAATTGATACCATCAAAACAGAAATATTACCATTATTCTATGGCGATAAAATTCCACTTACTTTAATTGTACTTGATGAAGTACAACAGTTCATTGGTTCTGAGGGAAACAAGAGTATTGATGTTCAAAATTTAGCTCAGGATTTATGCAGCAATTTTGACTCTAAATTTTTACTCATTGGTACTGGTCAAAATTCACTTTCTGAAACAAGTCTTTTGCAGCGTTTGCAAGACCGCTTCACAGTTAAAGTTTCACTTTTCTGATGCCGATGTTGAAACAGTAACCCGTAAAACTGTTTTAGAAAAAAACCTACTGCCATAAGTTTAATTGATAAAAAACTAGAGGCTTCATTAGGAGAAATTTCAAGAAATCTTTCAGGTACAGATTATGGATATGTTACAAGTGATAAAACAACCCTTGTAGCTGATTATCCAATGTTGCCTTCTACACGTAAGTTTTGGAAAAAGGTTCTGCAAGTAATTGATACAGCTGGCACATCAGGACAGCTTAGAAGTCAGTTAAGGATTGTAGATGAAAGTTTAAAAAAGGTTGCCGACAAAGATTTAGGTTTTGTTGTTCCAGCCGATTTGATTTTTGAGCAAAAACAATCGCAGTTATTACAAAATGCCTTGTTGCTTAACGAAACAAATAATTTAATTGTTGGGCGTAAATCGCAAGGTGGTGACAGTGCATTAGAAGGTAGAATTTTAAGTGTTGTATTTTTGATTGACCAACTTCCCAAAGACACATCAGGCAAAAGATTAAAGTCCGATGAAAATACAATTGCAGAGTTATTATTGGATAACCTAAATGAAGCTTCCGATAAATTTAGAACCAAAATAAAAGAACTCACAGCAAAACTTGCAGAAGAGAAAATACTAATGCCAGTTGGCGATGAATATAAACTTCAAACAAAAGTAGGTCAAGAGTGGGAACAAGAATACACCATTCAAGCACAAAAACTAGGTGGATCAGGCGATGATTTAATTCAAGGTTTACGCAAAGAAAAAATCATTAAATTTTTTAAAGAAAAAACCAACACAATCAATGTAACACAAGGGCTCTCCAAACTAAATCGTGAATTTGATTTGTGGGATAAAACCACCATGCCAAGCACCGAACACAAATTAAATTTATGGATTAGAGATGGTTGGTACGAAAACGAAAGCACTGTTGTTGACGAAATAAGAGCAGCCGGTAGTGATTCGCCTTTGGCTTATGTATTTGTGAAAAAATTCAGAGACCCGGAATTACGCTTAGAAATTATAAAATTTCTTGCGGCTGGCTTTACACTTGATGCCATGGGCTTGCCTTCTTCACCCGAAGCAGAACAAGCTAAAAAAAGCATGGAAACACGAAGAGGACTTGCGAAAATTGCTATTGAAGATATTGTTGAACGAATTTGCAAAGAATCCGCAGTTATTTTAGCAGGTGGTAACATCATTCAAAAAGGTAATATTCGTGAAAATATAGAAGAAGCTTTAAGTGGTATTGCCGATAGACAATTTCCTGAATTTAAAAGTAAAGCAGATTTTGCAAATTGGGGCCAGGCACTTACAAAAGCCATTGCTACCAATCCTGATGCATTAAACTCAATTGGTTATAGTGGCGATG encodes the following:
- a CDS encoding DUF1788 domain-containing protein, with translation MQSKIDQLISAYESVVNEPWASSLSGQERIWFLVYDPLEQRKVDLRIGDFETTTIKAQKRWISISLKSCFPLWMSKHDYKEEYFNDPDSLVDQLEAEFKQFAIDFLIAEFEKHGTDDNTLIAVRDISSLFGFNRMSDVLSGCSNSFKGRMLLFFPGEYDKNQYRLLDARDGWNYLARPITA
- a CDS encoding helix-turn-helix transcriptional regulator; protein product: MATQFGERIRELRTKQNMLLRQLASLLDVDTSIISKVERGDRQLKKEQIPLLAQILKADVEELQTLWLADQIYAVVKDEKFANEAMQVADKKINLKKKKK